AGCGGGAGCTGGGCGACGGAGACAACGAGAACGAGGAGCTGGAAGACCTGGGCAAGGCCATCGAGCGTGCGGGCATGCCCAAGGAGGTCCGCAAGGAAGCCTACAAGCAGCTCAAGCGCCTGGACGGCATGCATTCCGAATCCTCCGAGGCCACGGTCATCCGCACCTATCTCGACTGGATGATCGAGCTGCCCTGGAAGAAGATTTCCCGCGACCGCCTGGACATCAAGGAAGCCGCGCGCATCCTGGACGAGGACCATTACGATCTGACCAAGGTCAAGGAGCGCATCCTGGAATATCTCTCGGTGCGCAAGCTGAACCCGAAGATGAAGGGACCGATCCTCTGCTTCGTCGGCCCTCCGGGCGTGGGCAAGACCTCCCTCGGCCGCTCCATCGCGCGCTCCCTGGGCCGCAAGTTCCACCGCATGTCCCTGGGCGGCATGCGCGACGAGGCCGAGATTCGCGGCCACCGCCGCACCTACATCGGCTCCATGCCCGGTCGCATCGTCCAGGCCCTGAAGCTCTGCGGCACGCGCAACCCCGTGATCATGCTCGACGAGATCGACAAGCTCGGCGCGGACTTCCGCGGCGACCCGTCCTCCGCCCTGCTGGAGGTGCTCGACCCCGAACAGAACAATTCCTTCACGGACCACTACCTGAACGTGCCCTTCGACCTTTCGAGGGTCATGTTCATCTGCACGGCCAACGTGCTGGACACCATTCCCCAGCCCCTGCTGGACCGCATGGAAGTCATCCGCATTCCCGGCTACACCGAGCATGAGAAGGTGACCATCGCGGAGCGCTACATCGTGCCCCGGCAGGCCAAGGACAACGGCCTGACCGAAGACGAGCTGCAACTGGCGCCGGGCGTGCTGGCCAAGGTCATCCGCGAGTACACGAGCGAGGCTGGCTTGCGCAACCTGGAGCGCGAGGTCGGCTCCATCTGCCGCAAGATGGCCCGGAAAAAGGCCGAGAACGAGAAAGGCCCCTTCAAGATCACGGCGGCCAACCTGCACAAGATCCTGGGCGTGCCGCGCTACCTCGACGACGAAAAGGAACCGGACCTGCCTCCGGGCGTGGCCGTGGGCCTGGCCTGGACTCCGGTGGGCGGCGTCATCCTGCACGTCGAAGTCACGACCATGCCCGGCAAGGGCAAGCTGACCCTCACGGGCAAGCTCGGCGACGTGATGAAGGAATCGGCCCAGGCTGCGCTCTCCTTTGCACGGGCCCACGCAGAGCAGTACGGCATCGACCCCAAGTTCAGCGAGGAGCGCGACATCCATGTGCACGTGCCTGCGGGCGCGACGCCCAAGGACGGCCCCTCCGCGGGCGTGACCCTGGTCACGGCGCTGATCTCCGCCCTGACCAACATTCCCGTGCGGCCCGACCTGGTCATGACCGGCGAGATCTCGCTGCGCGGCCGCGTCCTGCCCGTGGGCGGCATCAAGGAAAAGATCCTCGCGGCCGTGGCCAAGGGCATGAAGCTCGCGCTCATCCCCGCGCAGAACAAGAAAGACCTGGAGGACATCCCCCAGGAGCTGCGCCGCCGGATCAAGATCCAGCTCGTGGAGCGGGTCGAGGAAATCTGGCCCCTGGCCAAGGGCGAATAGTCCCGCGTTTCCCGTTCGCATTTCCAATTCGCGTTACAAGGCCCTCCGCTTCGGCGGGGGGCTTTTTTATTACGCTTCGCGCCCTGTGCCGGTTGGCTGGGAAGTCCGGCTTTGACTGAAAAGACGCGCCTGCGTCACGGAATCGTAACAATGCGCCGGGATTGTTACGTAAGATATTCCGTTGTGCAGGAGAGCCCAGGCCCTGAAACGATATCCCCCGGAGTCAGCCCCATGTCCCTGAAGCACAAGATGATGGTCCTCTGCATGTCCGCCGGTTTGCTGCCGCTGCTGCTCATGGGCTTCTACAGCGTGAACACCGCGAGCGACAGCCTGCGTGCCCAGGCCCTGGGGCAGCTGCTCTCCGTGCGCGACGGCAAGCAGATGGCCGTGCAGGCGCTCGCGGACAAGTGGGAAGGGGAGGCCAGGATCTACGCGGAAGTCAAGGAGGTCTACAACGCCCTCGGCATGCTCCGCATGTACGACGACTTCACGGACGCGGACTTCCTCAGCGACCACGAATACGTCAGTCCCAGCTTCGCGCCCTACGTCAAGACGCTGGGCTACGAGGACGCCATCCTGGCCGACGACTACGGCTGGGTGCTTTTTTCCTACACCAGGTCGACGCTTCTCGGACAAAATCTCAAGACCGGACCGCTCAAGGACAGCAACCTGGGGCGCGCCTTTGCCAAGGCGGTCAAGGGAGAGCTGGCCTTCGCGGACGTGGAGCCCTTCGGCCCGCTGAACGGGCAGCCCGCCGCCTTCATCGCCGTGCCCGTGCGCAGCCATGTGGGCGATGTCCAGGGCGTGGCCATCCTGCGGCTGCCCCTGGCGGAACTCGGCAAGGCCATGCGCACCGGAACGGGCATGGGCGAGAGCGGCGAGTGCTACCTGGTGGGGCCGGATCTGCTGATGCGCTCGGACACGCGCAACGACCCGGAAGCGCACGGCGTCCGGGCCTCGTTCGCCGATCCGGAGAAGGGCCGGGTCGATACGGAGCCGGTCCGCGCCGCGCTCGCCGGAAACACCCTTGCCAGGGTTTCGGAGAACTACGCCGGAAAGGAAGTCCTGGCCGCGTCCATGCCCTTTTCCCTGGGCGGGACCACCTGGGCGCTGGTGGCGGAAATTTCAGCATCCGAGGCGTTCGCCCCGGTCTGGCGGCTGCGCTACGCGGCTCTGGGACTCGGATTCGTGACCGTGGTCTTTCTGGCATTGATCACCTGGCGCATTTTGCGGCGTCAGCTGCTGGGCCCGCTTTCGGTGATCGACGGATTTCTGGGCAAGGTCGCCGCGGGCGACTACACGGCCCGGCTGGAGGGCGAGTTCAAGTCCGAAATGGCCGAGCTGGCCGGAAACATCCTGTCCATGTTCAAGGAGCTGAAAAAGCGGCTCGGCTTCAGCGAGGGCATCCTCAAGGGCGTCAGCGTGCCCTGCATCGTGGCGGACGAGGAAATGCGCGTCTCCTTCGTGAACCAGCCTTTCCTCGATCTCGTGGGATACGCAGGCGATGCTGACGGCGTGGTGGGGCACCCCGTGTCCGAGCTGCTGCGCATTCCCCAAGGCGAGCGCAGCGTCATCCATCGCTGCGTTGAGGAGCGCAGGCCCCTGGTGGGCAAGGAGCGCACCTGGGAGGATCTTTCCGGGCGCGAGATTCGCGTGCGGGTGGATGCGGCCCCCCTGCACGACCTGGACGGCAGGGACATCGGCGCGGTGGCCCTGGTTTCGGACCTGACGGACATCCGGGCGCAGGAGGAGCGCATCGGCAGGCAGAACGCCGCCCTGGTGGAGCTGACTTCCAGGGCCGCGGAGGCCGCGAGCATCGTCTCCGATGGTTCCACGCGGCTCTCCGAGCGTGTGGGCTCCGCCAGCCAGGGGGCCGCCAGCCAGTTCGAGCGCGTGGCGCGGGCCTCGGAAGCCATGGTCCGGATGCACGCCAGCCTGACAGCGGCTTCGGGCATGGCCGAGGAGGCGGCCCGCCGCACCGGGGATTCCGTCGCGGAGTCGCGGCAGGGCATGGAGATCATGGACCAGTCCGCCGAGGCCATCGAGCGGGTGCGCAAGCTCTCGGACCTGCTGCGGGACGACATGTCCCGCTTGGAGATTCAGGTGGAAGGCGTGGGGGAGATCATCGAGGTCATCAACGACATTGCGGACCAGACCAACCTGCTGGCCCTGAACGCGGCCATCGAGGCGGCACGGGCGGGCGAGGCCGGGCGCGGGTTCGCCGTTGTCGCGGACGAGGTCCGCAAGCTGGCCGAGAAGACCATGCAGGCCACGGGCCGCGTGGAGCAGGACATCGCGGCCATCCAGGAGGAGTCGCGCCGCAACGTGGGCCGCACCCGCGAGGCGGCCGGCGCCGTGGACAAGGCCGAGGAGCTGGTCAAGCGCACGGCCAGCTCCCTGGAACGCATCGCGCGCCTTTCCGAAGAGACCGCCGCCCAGATTGCGGACATCGCCGCGGCCTCGCGGGAACAGACCGCGGAGCACGGCTCCATCAACGCGACCATCAACGAGGTCACGGGGCTGGCGGAACGCATCGCCGAGGAAATGGACGATTCGGCGCGGGCCGTGGCCGACCTGGCCGAGGCCTCTCGCAGGCTCGGCGAGCTGATCGCTTCGGGCCGGGCCTGATCTCCGGGCGCGGCCATTTGCGGAGCGGGATCAGCTTTCGCCCGCGTCCGGCGCACGCCGCACAGACTGGCGCGCCTTCGAATCAGTCTTCCGCGCAGGAAAGGCAGTTCCTGCCCCGCTGCTTGGATTTGTAGAGCTGCTCGTCGGCCGTCTTGAGCATGGCCTCCAGCGAATCTCCAGTCTCGCCCGTAAGCCCGGCGCTCACGGTGCAGGAAACCGGACCGGATTTGGTCATGGTCGGGCTGGATTCCACTTCCTTGAGAAACGCCGTCAGGTTCTTCGTGGTCTGCTCCAGGGGCAGGCCCGGCAGGAGCAGGGCGAACTCCTCGCCCCCGTAGCGGGCAACCAGCCCGTTGCGTCCGAACCGTTCATGCATTTTCCTGCCCAGTGCGCGCAGCACCTCGTCTCCGGCGTCGTGGCCGTAGGTGTCGTTGATGCGCTTGAAGTGGTCGATGTCCAGCAGCACGGCCTGGACGGGGAACTTCCGCAGCAGGGCTTCCTTGTGCATGGTCCGCGCGCGCTGGATGAAGTGGCGGCGGTTGTGCAGCCCGGTAAGGTAGTCCTTCTCGGCCATGTCGCGGATGGTGGCCATGTGTTCGAGCAGTTCCATGTTCTGCCGGATGCGGCAGTGGAATTCCTCCACGAGGAAGGGCTTGCGCAGGAAGTCGTTGGCTCCGGACTTGATGAACCGGGCGGAGATGAGCGGATTATTTTCCGCGGAAAGCCCTATGATGGCGAGTTTTTCGCGAACGTGCGCGGCGCGCACGGTCTTGACCAGCTCCACCCCGTCCATGCCGGGCATGCTGAAGTCCGTGATCAGCAGCTTGGTTCCGGGATTGCGCTGGAGAACGGTCAGGGCGGTTTCGCCGTCCTCTGCCTCCAGAACCTGATACTGGTGGGAGCGCAGCAGTCCGGCCACGAGATTGCGCGCCGAGCCGGAGTCGTCCACCACCAGCACCTTGACCTCCTGATTGCGGCGCAGGCGCTCCAGGGCGGCGATCAGCTCGTAGAGGCTGTCCGGCCCTTCCTTGAGCACGTAGTCGACCACGTTCTTGGACATGACCACGTCGCGCACGCCTTCGCTGAACTCGCCCGTGAAAACGATGGACGGCACGCCCTTGCCCACGAAGTAATCGACCACCTCGCCGTGCGGGGAGTCCGGCAGGTGCAGGTCGAGCAGGGCGGCGAAAGGGCCTTGTTCGCAGTTTTCGAGGTACTCGCGGGCCTCCTTGAAGGAGCCGACCCGGTCCACGGCGAACCCGGTTTCCTCGCTGATGGCCCTCTTCACGATGCTGGCGAAGAAGGTGCTGTCCTCTACGATCAGGATGCGGTCTTTGGTCATTGTCGTCCTCGTGCTGCTGGATATTGCGAGAAGTCAATTTACACCGAAAGGTGCCTCAAGGTCCACGGGAAAGCGAAATCGGCGTTCCCTTGACATTCGACGGGCCGGACCTATCTCAGCGGCAGCCGCGTTGTCGTGCGTCCGCTGGCGCGGTTGACAAAGCCCTTGTTTCAGTGGACACCACCGGGTGGCAATTCGCATCGGAGGTTCGCATGCCCATCTATGAATTCAAATGCCAGGACTGCGGCGCGGAGTTCGAGGAACTCGTGCTTGGTGCCGATGAGACCGTTACCTGCCCGAAATGCAAATCCACGGCGGCGGAACAGCTGATGTCGCGCTGCTGCTACAAGTCCGCCGGGGGCGCGCCCTCGGCAGGCGGCGAGGACGCCGCGCCCAAGCCGCAGTACAGGGGCATCGGCTCCGGCTGTTCCGGCTGCTCGGGCGGCAACTGCTCCTCCTGCGGCTGATTCGCCGCGGGTTCCTTCCAGCTTCAAGGATTCCGATTCATGCAAAAGATCGTCATCGCCACCAGGGGCAGCAAGCTGGCCCTGTGGCAGGCCGAACACATTTCCGCCCTCCTGCGCGCCAAGCACGCGGGCCTGGAGGTGGAACTCGTCAAGATCAAGACCAAGGGCGACAAGATCCTGGACGTGCCGCTGGCCAAGGTCGGCGGCAAGGGCTTGTTCGTCAAGGAAATCGAGGAGGCCCTGCTGGACGGCAGAGCCCACATCGCGGTGCATTCCATGAAGGACGTGCCCACGGAGCTGCCCGAAGGGCTCGTTGTCGGGATCATCCCGCCGCGCGAAGCCTGCACGGACATGCTCTGCTCCGTGAAATACGACGGCCTGGACGCCCTGCCCCAGGGCGCGAGCGTCGGCACCAGCAGCCTGCGCCGCCAGTCCCAGCTCAAGGCCCTGCGGCCCGACCTGCACATCGAAAACCTGCGCGGCAACCTGGACACCCGCCTGGGCAAGCTGCTGGACGGCCAATACGACGCCATCGTGGTGGCCACCGCCGGGCTGCTCCGCCTGGAGCTGGCCGCGCCCAAGATGCAGGAGCTGGGACCGCCCGAGTTCCTGCCCGCCGTGGCCCAGGGCGCGCTGGGCATCGAGTACCGCGCGGACGCGCCGGAAGTCCTGGACGCCATCCGTTTTCTGCATCACGAGCCCACCGCAGTGCAGGTGCGCGCGGAGCGCGGCTTCCTCACGGGGCTGGACGGCGGCTGCCAGGTGCCCATCGCGGCCTGGTCCGAACTGGACGGCGACCGCGTGCGGCTGACGGGATTCGTGGCCGACGTGGACGGCTCCAGCCCGATCCGCATGAGCGACGAGGACGAGGCCGCCAACGCCTGGGAACTGGGCCTTCGCCTGGCCGACAAGGTCCGCGCCGCGGGCGGCAAGGTCATTCTCGACCGCGTCTACGCACGCGGCTAGCCGGGGACGTCGTTCCCCACGGGTTGCGGACGCGACCCGGAAAAGCGGACCGGAGGAAGCATGTTTCTGCTTGAAGCGCCTTATGTGTCCGATTTCCTGAAGCGGTCCGTCGTCGAGAGCGGCGCGCCCGTGCTCGACAACGGCATGGCCCGCGAGGCTCTGGCCGGGAGCGGTGTCCGACTGCTGCCTGCGGACGAGTTCGCCGGATTGCTGCGTGCGGGCAAGGGCAGGCTGTATTCCAACTCCGAGAACTGCATCCAGTGGATCGAGGAGAACCTCGCGGACACCGAGCTGCCGGGCCGCATCGCCCTGCTCAAGGACAAGGCCCGCTTCCGCGACCTGCTCCGCGACCTGTATCCTGATTTCCGCTACCAGGAACTGCGCCTGGACGAGCTGGCCGGGTTCGACCCCGCGACCTTTCCCAAGCCGTTCGTGATCAAGCCTTCCGTGGGCTTTTTCAGCCTGGGCGTGCACAAGGTCCACGCGGACGCGGACTGGCCCGAAACCGTGCGGGTCATCCAGGAGGAAGTCCGCGAGGTCAGCGACATGTATCCCTCGCAGGTACTCGACCTGGGCCGCTTCGTGGTCGAGGAATGCATCGAGGGCGAGGAATACGCCGTGGACGCCTATTTCGATTCCCGTGGCGAACCCGTGATCCTGAACGTCTTCACCCATCTTTTCGCCTCGGAAAACGACGTCAGCGACCGGGTCTACTACACCTCCTCAAAGATCATCCGGGCCTGGGAGCCGCAGTTTCGCGCCTTGCTGGCCGAGGTGGGCCGCAGGGCCGGATTGCGCGACTTCCCCATCCATGCGGAGCTGCGCGTGGACACGCGCGGCGGGCAGTGCAAGTGGGCCGGGCAGCAGTGCGCCGCCTTCATCGAGATCAATCCCATGCGCTTTGCGGGCTGGTGCTGCACGGACCTGGCCCATTTCGCCTACGGCCTGAACCCGTACCGGCATTACCTGGAGCAGACCCGGCCCGACTGGGACGCGGTGCTTGAGGGACGCAAAGGCAAGGTCTGGAGCCTCGTGGTGGCGGACATCCACCCGGACGTGGACCGCGCGGCCATCGAGTCTGTGGACTACGACGCCTTCCGGGCGGCGTTCGCCAAGCCCCTGGAGCTGCGCCCCGTGGACTTCCGGCGCTATTCCGCGTTCGCCTTCCTCTTCGCCGAATCGGACGAATCGGATATTTCCGAGCTTGAATCCATCCTCAAATCGGATTTGCGCCGCTACATCCGCATGAAATAATGCGGGCAGCAGCCATTTTTGCGGCCGCCGGAAGCGTTTTTCGTTTCCGGCGGCTTTCCTGTTTCGTTATCCACAGCGCAACTATTCGGATATATTGACGAAACTATGAAGCCTAAAGAAATGTCAATATCCGTCGATAGGTCAGGCAGAGGGAAGATTATCAGACAAATCCAGCAAGGGAGGTCTTGATGGAACTGAATATGGATCGCCCCATGGTGCAGCAGGCCGCTTCCGGCGGCACCACTCAGGCCGAGGCAATGAAGAGCATCCATAAGGCCCGGCTTCAACGGCAGGTGCTGGCCGACCCGTCTCTGGCGGCCAAGCTCGTAGCGGTGGAGTCCACTGCGACCTACAACGCCAGCGGAGATCTGGTTCAGGCCGTGGGAGGAAGTCTGGGTGAAGCCTAGAAGCAGCTCCAACGCAAGGTAAGCCGCCCGGTCGAGATTTCGGCCGGGCGGCTTCGTTTTCCGCGTCGGATTCGGACGCTACTCGCCCTCGGAAACGCCCGCTTCGGCAAATGTCGCCATTTTGTTGAAGATGTCCGCTGCCGAGCGGAGCAGGAACAGGGCGCAGGCCGCGCCCGTGCCTTCGCCGAGCCGGAATCCCAGATCCAGCAACGGCGAAAGACCCATGCCGGCCACGGCGGACTTGTGGCCCAGTTCGGCGGAAGCATGGCTGAGCACGGCGTATTCGGCCACATGCGGGCAGATTTTCCAGGCGGCGGCATAGGCCGCGGTGGAAATGAAGCCGTCCACCAGGATCATCTGGCGGTTTTTGGCCGCGCCGAGCACGAGGCCCGCCAGAGTCGCGATTTCATAGCCGCCGAGGGCCGCGAGAACGGCAAAGGGGTCGCCGCCTGCCACGACTTCGGCATTGGCGGCCAGGGCGCGTTCGATGACGGCGATTTTGCGGCGCACGCCTTCCTTGCCGAGGCCCGCGCCCGGTCCGGTGATCTGTTCGGGCGGAAGGCCGAGATAGGCGCAGTAGAGCGCGGTGGAGGGCGTGGTGTTGCCGATGCCCATGTCCCCCGTGAGCAGGGTGCGGACGCCGTCCGCCTGGGCGCGGTCCGCCAGCTCGACGCCCAGGAGCAGGGCGCGCTCGCAGTCCGCTTCGCTCATGGCCGGTCCCTGGGCGATGTTCGCCGTGCCCTGGCCGATCCGTTTCTGGATCAGCTGCGGATGAGGCTCGAAGAGATCGCCGGCCACGCCCGCGTTGACCACGAAAAGCTCCGCCCCGACCGTGCCCGCGAGCACGTTGATGCCCGCGCCGCCCGCCAGGAAGTTGAGCACCATCTGGCGGGTGACCTCCACGGGAAAGGCGCTCACGCCCTCGGCGCAGACGCCGTGGTCCCCGGCCACGGTGTAGATTCGGGCCGGGTCTGCCTGGGGGGCTGCGCCCCCGCTGGCCATGTACATTTTCAGGGCCAGCTCTTCGAGTCTGCCGAGGCTGCCCTGGGGCTTGGTCAGGCTGTCGAGGCGGGCCTGGCCCGGAGCGCGCAGGGCCGGGTCCACAGGCGCGATGCGCCCGATCAACTGCTTGAAATCGTCCGTCATGTCGTGATTCTCCTGGGGATTGTTGTGGCGGATATGTACACCCGCCGCAGGCCGAATGCAAACTCGCGCCTGGCGCTGCAACCTCAATCCTTCGCAATGATTGAACAACGCTTGCTGCGCTCCGCCGGGCGCGGGCGGTTGAGTCCCTGGCCCCGGCTGTGCTAGGAGGCGGCATGGCCCCGAAAAAACTCTGCATCGTGCACGCCAATTGCCAGGGCGAGCCTCTGGCCGATTTTCTGCGCCGCGTACCCGGATTCGGCGACGAGCACGAGGTCCGGCTCTACACCAACTACATCCGCGAACCCATTCCGGACGACGAGCTGGCGCGCTGCGACGTGTTTCTCTACCAGCACCTGGACGAGGGGCCGCGGTGGGGCGAACTGGCCTCGCCGAGGCTCCTGGCCAAGCTGCCGACCACCGCCAGGAGCCTTGCGGTTCCGAGCATGTTTTTTCGCGGGTATTGGCCTTTCTGGCAGGGCGGGGAAAAATTCGGGTTCGCGGACGAGGTGCTGGAGCGGCTGATCGCGGCCAAGCTGCCCAAGTCCGAGATCCTTCGCGTGTACCTGCGCGGCAACGTCGTTCCCGGAGCCGA
This sequence is a window from Paucidesulfovibrio longus DSM 6739. Protein-coding genes within it:
- the lon gene encoding endopeptidase La, encoding MQDAADGLSQQAEQNIPQVLPVLPVRDIVVFNYMILPLFVGREKSVNAVDAALSAGRHILILTQQDEGVEEPEHDDLYQVGTVAMIMRMLKMPDGRLKVLVQGLARARVRRFVSDSPYHEAEIELMREPVEVEPTTEAEALMRSSREQSERILTLRGISPQDIMAVLNNVNEPGRLADLIASNLRISVAEAQAILECVDPLERLRMAGAQLAKEVEVAQMQNKIQSMAKEGMDRAQRDFYLREQLKAIKRELGDGDNENEELEDLGKAIERAGMPKEVRKEAYKQLKRLDGMHSESSEATVIRTYLDWMIELPWKKISRDRLDIKEAARILDEDHYDLTKVKERILEYLSVRKLNPKMKGPILCFVGPPGVGKTSLGRSIARSLGRKFHRMSLGGMRDEAEIRGHRRTYIGSMPGRIVQALKLCGTRNPVIMLDEIDKLGADFRGDPSSALLEVLDPEQNNSFTDHYLNVPFDLSRVMFICTANVLDTIPQPLLDRMEVIRIPGYTEHEKVTIAERYIVPRQAKDNGLTEDELQLAPGVLAKVIREYTSEAGLRNLEREVGSICRKMARKKAENEKGPFKITAANLHKILGVPRYLDDEKEPDLPPGVAVGLAWTPVGGVILHVEVTTMPGKGKLTLTGKLGDVMKESAQAALSFARAHAEQYGIDPKFSEERDIHVHVPAGATPKDGPSAGVTLVTALISALTNIPVRPDLVMTGEISLRGRVLPVGGIKEKILAAVAKGMKLALIPAQNKKDLEDIPQELRRRIKIQLVERVEEIWPLAKGE
- a CDS encoding methyl-accepting chemotaxis protein, with the translated sequence MSLKHKMMVLCMSAGLLPLLLMGFYSVNTASDSLRAQALGQLLSVRDGKQMAVQALADKWEGEARIYAEVKEVYNALGMLRMYDDFTDADFLSDHEYVSPSFAPYVKTLGYEDAILADDYGWVLFSYTRSTLLGQNLKTGPLKDSNLGRAFAKAVKGELAFADVEPFGPLNGQPAAFIAVPVRSHVGDVQGVAILRLPLAELGKAMRTGTGMGESGECYLVGPDLLMRSDTRNDPEAHGVRASFADPEKGRVDTEPVRAALAGNTLARVSENYAGKEVLAASMPFSLGGTTWALVAEISASEAFAPVWRLRYAALGLGFVTVVFLALITWRILRRQLLGPLSVIDGFLGKVAAGDYTARLEGEFKSEMAELAGNILSMFKELKKRLGFSEGILKGVSVPCIVADEEMRVSFVNQPFLDLVGYAGDADGVVGHPVSELLRIPQGERSVIHRCVEERRPLVGKERTWEDLSGREIRVRVDAAPLHDLDGRDIGAVALVSDLTDIRAQEERIGRQNAALVELTSRAAEAASIVSDGSTRLSERVGSASQGAASQFERVARASEAMVRMHASLTAASGMAEEAARRTGDSVAESRQGMEIMDQSAEAIERVRKLSDLLRDDMSRLEIQVEGVGEIIEVINDIADQTNLLALNAAIEAARAGEAGRGFAVVADEVRKLAEKTMQATGRVEQDIAAIQEESRRNVGRTREAAGAVDKAEELVKRTASSLERIARLSEETAAQIADIAAASREQTAEHGSINATINEVTGLAERIAEEMDDSARAVADLAEASRRLGELIASGRA
- a CDS encoding diguanylate cyclase, with product MTKDRILIVEDSTFFASIVKRAISEETGFAVDRVGSFKEAREYLENCEQGPFAALLDLHLPDSPHGEVVDYFVGKGVPSIVFTGEFSEGVRDVVMSKNVVDYVLKEGPDSLYELIAALERLRRNQEVKVLVVDDSGSARNLVAGLLRSHQYQVLEAEDGETALTVLQRNPGTKLLITDFSMPGMDGVELVKTVRAAHVREKLAIIGLSAENNPLISARFIKSGANDFLRKPFLVEEFHCRIRQNMELLEHMATIRDMAEKDYLTGLHNRRHFIQRARTMHKEALLRKFPVQAVLLDIDHFKRINDTYGHDAGDEVLRALGRKMHERFGRNGLVARYGGEEFALLLPGLPLEQTTKNLTAFLKEVESSPTMTKSGPVSCTVSAGLTGETGDSLEAMLKTADEQLYKSKQRGRNCLSCAED
- a CDS encoding FmdB family zinc ribbon protein, whose product is MPIYEFKCQDCGAEFEELVLGADETVTCPKCKSTAAEQLMSRCCYKSAGGAPSAGGEDAAPKPQYRGIGSGCSGCSGGNCSSCG
- the hemC gene encoding hydroxymethylbilane synthase, encoding MQKIVIATRGSKLALWQAEHISALLRAKHAGLEVELVKIKTKGDKILDVPLAKVGGKGLFVKEIEEALLDGRAHIAVHSMKDVPTELPEGLVVGIIPPREACTDMLCSVKYDGLDALPQGASVGTSSLRRQSQLKALRPDLHIENLRGNLDTRLGKLLDGQYDAIVVATAGLLRLELAAPKMQELGPPEFLPAVAQGALGIEYRADAPEVLDAIRFLHHEPTAVQVRAERGFLTGLDGGCQVPIAAWSELDGDRVRLTGFVADVDGSSPIRMSDEDEAANAWELGLRLADKVRAAGGKVILDRVYARG
- a CDS encoding ATP-grasp domain-containing protein — its product is MFLLEAPYVSDFLKRSVVESGAPVLDNGMAREALAGSGVRLLPADEFAGLLRAGKGRLYSNSENCIQWIEENLADTELPGRIALLKDKARFRDLLRDLYPDFRYQELRLDELAGFDPATFPKPFVIKPSVGFFSLGVHKVHADADWPETVRVIQEEVREVSDMYPSQVLDLGRFVVEECIEGEEYAVDAYFDSRGEPVILNVFTHLFASENDVSDRVYYTSSKIIRAWEPQFRALLAEVGRRAGLRDFPIHAELRVDTRGGQCKWAGQQCAAFIEINPMRFAGWCCTDLAHFAYGLNPYRHYLEQTRPDWDAVLEGRKGKVWSLVVADIHPDVDRAAIESVDYDAFRAAFAKPLELRPVDFRRYSAFAFLFAESDESDISELESILKSDLRRYIRMK
- the cobT gene encoding nicotinate-nucleotide--dimethylbenzimidazole phosphoribosyltransferase produces the protein MTDDFKQLIGRIAPVDPALRAPGQARLDSLTKPQGSLGRLEELALKMYMASGGAAPQADPARIYTVAGDHGVCAEGVSAFPVEVTRQMVLNFLAGGAGINVLAGTVGAELFVVNAGVAGDLFEPHPQLIQKRIGQGTANIAQGPAMSEADCERALLLGVELADRAQADGVRTLLTGDMGIGNTTPSTALYCAYLGLPPEQITGPGAGLGKEGVRRKIAVIERALAANAEVVAGGDPFAVLAALGGYEIATLAGLVLGAAKNRQMILVDGFISTAAYAAAWKICPHVAEYAVLSHASAELGHKSAVAGMGLSPLLDLGFRLGEGTGAACALFLLRSAADIFNKMATFAEAGVSEGE
- a CDS encoding WcbI family polysaccharide biosynthesis putative acetyltransferase; its protein translation is MAPKKLCIVHANCQGEPLADFLRRVPGFGDEHEVRLYTNYIREPIPDDELARCDVFLYQHLDEGPRWGELASPRLLAKLPTTARSLAVPSMFFRGYWPFWQGGEKFGFADEVLERLIAAKLPKSEILRVYLRGNVVPGAEVEERTMRSLAHERAKEARTPIKYVDLILERFREEMLFNQVNHPGRRLLCHVGREVLRHLDADEPEQGVESFMGELYPDFRMPIHPRVAEHWGLGFADEFTEYPVFGKAKTFARYAENYVDARLLGIDDLISYLRLR